In Capsicum annuum cultivar UCD-10X-F1 unplaced genomic scaffold, UCD10Xv1.1 ctg3121, whole genome shotgun sequence, one DNA window encodes the following:
- the LOC107844905 gene encoding uncharacterized protein LOC107844905 yields MATRISPISPNDLQFQFDESDIWENTNNPDEISNFSRHSESKRSNSSSRFSKKPTKKSVPAPRSLPVNIPDWSKILGQEYKNDDIRDKEDVDEENRIPPHEYLARTRVASFSVQEGMGRTLKGRDLSRVRNAVWKQTGFED; encoded by the coding sequence ATGGCAACACGAATTAGTCCAATTAGCCCTAACGATCTGCAGTTCCAGTTTGATGAATCTGATATATGGGAAAACACTAATAATCCCGACGAAATTAGCAATTTTTCTCGTCACTCTGAGTCCAAAAGATCAAATTCTAGTTCACGTTTCTCgaaaaaaccaacaaaaaaatcTGTACCAGCACCAAGATCGCTGCCTGTGAACATACCGGATTGGTCGAAAATCCTAGGACAAGAGTACAAGAATGATGATATTCGAGACAAGGAGGACGTGGATGAGGAGAATAGAATTCCACCTCATGAATATTTAGCAAGGACAAGAGTGGCTTCATTTTCAGTGCAGGAAGGTATGGGGAGGACACTTAAAGGAAGAGATTTGAGTAGGGTGAGGAATGCTGTTTGGAAACAAACTGGTTTTGAAGATTAA